Genomic window (Polaribacter batillariae):
CTATCCAAAAATCGCAGGAATTATTTTAACAGGAACTTTAATTCCAGAAGAATCTATTATAAAATTAATTGAAGGAGTGCAATCTACAGTGCCTATTATTTCTGTTGATGGTGGTACTTTTAATGTTTCTAACAAAATTGGTGATGTAAAATCAAAAATTTACGCAACTCATAATAAAAAAATATTATTATCATTAGACACCTTTGATAAATTTGTAAATGCAGAAGGGCTCACAAACATTTTAACTTCTCACAAATCTGTTAGAATGACGCCAAGCATGTTTCAATATAATTTATTGCAAAAAGCAAGAACTCATAAAAAACATATTGTGTTGCCAGAAGGAGATGATAAAAGAATTCTCACAGCAGCAGCTCGTTTGCAACTATTAGATATTGTAGATTTAACCTTGTTGGGCGACAAAAATACCATTCAATTAAAATGCGACCAATTAGGCATTCAAATAGATTTAAACAAACTAAACATTCTAAATCCAGAAGATTCTATTTACAACAAAGATTTTGCAAACACCCTTTTTGAAGCACGAAAACACAAAGGAATGACAGAAACTACTGCCGCAGATTTAACCAGAGACGTTTCTTATTTTGGAACGCTAATGATTTTAAATGGTTTGACAGACGGAATGGTTTCTGGAGCAGTGCACACCACAATGCATACTATAAAACCTGCTTTACAATTAATTAAAACCAAACCAGGAGTTTCTGTAGTTTCGTCTGTATTTTTTATGTGTTTGTCAGATAGGGTTTCTGTAATGGGAGATTGCGCTGTGAACCCAAACCCAAATGCAGAACAACTTTCTGAAATCGCTATTTCTTCAGCAGCATCTGCTGAAGCATTTGGTATTCCTGCAAAAGTGGCGATGTTATCTTACTCTTCTGGAAGTTCTGGAAAAGGCGAAGAAGTAGAAAAAGTAAGAAAAGCGACTGAATTGGCTAAAGCAAAAATGCCTAATTTAAAAATCGAGGGTCCAATACAATACGATGCAGCAGTAGATATGTCTGTCGCAAAAACAAAAATGCCAGATTCTGAAGTTGCAGGACAAGCATCTGTATTAATTTTTCCTGATTTAAATACAGGAAACAATACCTACAAAGCCATTCAAAGAGAAACTGGTGCTTTGGCTATTGGCCCAATGTTACAAGGGTTAAACAAACCTGTAAACGATTTAAGTAGAGGCTGTACAGTAGATGATATTTTTAACACCGTTTTATTAACGGCCATTCAAGCAAATCAACAATAAGTATGAATATTTTAGTATTAAATGCAGGTTCTTCTTCATTAAAATATCAAGTGATAGAAATGCCTTCGCAACATGTAAAGTGTGTTGGTTTGGTGGAAAGAATTGGAATGGAAGACGCTATTTTTAATCATGAAATTGATGATGAAAAACACCAAGAAATTTTACCAATATTGAATCATAAGATTGGTTTACAAAAAATTGCAGAAACCTTATTAGACAAAAAAATTGGTGTTTTAAATGCTGTTGATGAAATAAAAGCAGTTGGACATAGAGTGGTTCATGGTGGAAGTAAATTCAACGAAACTGTGGTTGTTACACAAGAAGTTAAAGACAATATTCGAGATTTATTCGATTTGGCACCTTTACATAATCCTGCAAATTTAACAGGAATAGAAATTGCAGAAACTATTTTTACTTCTGCAAAACAAATTGCCATTTTCGATACTTCTTTTCATCAAACCATGCCCAAAGAAGCCTATCAATATGCGATTCCAAACGAATATTTATCAACCTATAAAATTAGAGCCTATGGTTTTCATGGCACAAGTCATAAATATGTTTCAGAAAAAGCGATTGCGTTTTTGGGAAAAGCAAATTCAAAAAAAATTATTACCATCCATTTAGGAAATGGATGTAGCATGAGTGCCATTAAAAACGGAAAAAGCGTTGAAAATTCTTTAGGTTTTGGCCCTATGAACGGCTTAATTATGGGAACTCGTTCTGGAGATATTGATCAATCTGTTATTTTCTTTTTGATGAAAAAGTTGAATAAAACTGTTGAGGAAGTAAATACTTTATTACAAAAAGAATCTGGAATGCAAGGTTTAACTGGTTTTTCTGATTTAAGAGAAATATCTGAAAAAGCTGAACAGGGAAATGAAGATTGCCAAAACGCATTAAATTTAGCGGGTTATAGAATTCGAAAATATATTGGAAGTTATACCGCTATTTTAAATGGATTGGATGCCGTCGTTTTCACTGCAGGAATTGGAGAAAATTCAGCAATTATGAGAAGTTTAGCTTGCGAAAATTTAGATTTTTTAGGAATTGATGTAGATGAAGCTAAAAATGAAATTCGTTCTAAAGAAATTCGAGAAATTCAAAAATCGACTTCAAAAGTAAAAATTCTTGTAATTCCTACCAATGAAGAAATTGAGATTGCAAAACAATCGTATCAATTAATTAAATGAGGCTGTCACAAAAGTAAATTTAACGGTTATTTTGAACGAATTTGAAAAATATAAAATACTGAAAATCAGTAAATAAGATTTTTACATTACAATCGAAATGACAAGTATTCAACAAATAAGATTTCTCCATTACAGTCGAAATGATAAATTTTAATACTTTCGAGACAGCTTCAAGATTGTGGAGGAATTAATTTTTTATAATTCTTTTACTGGCAATTTTCCCTTCTTTTGTTTGAACTTTCAGCAAATAAAAACCTTGCGATAAAGCTGTAATATCTACTTGTTTTTGATTTGTAGAAAAAACTTTATTTCCTAAAATATTAAATAGTTCTATTTTTTCTACTTCTAAGTTTGCAGTATCAAGTGTAAAAACACCATTTGTTGGATTTGGATATGCTTTAAAATTTAAACTAGCAAAATCTTCTACACTTGCAGTTGCTCCATTGTAGTAATATATTGTTCTATCATTTGTTCCTGTTGAAGAACTTATTATTTTATTTACAAAACTATTATTTTCTCCACTTAAAGAGGCAAAACCTGTTCTATCTTTAAAAGGATTTATAATAGAGCTCATTAATTTACTCGTATCAAAGGCATAACTCTCTTCGTAACTGTTGGTAAAAGCACCATTATCAAAATCAAAATCTTTTTCTAAAACTAAATTACCATTAGCATCGTATGTATATTCAGCTTTATAGTTATTCACGTATGAAGTTCCATTCCAATCTTGACTAATATTCTGTATTACTTTGTTATTTGAATTATAAGAGTATGTATCTCTACCATCTAATTCCCAAGAAGATCCATTCCATTTTTCATAAGTATAT
Coding sequences:
- the pta gene encoding phosphate acetyltransferase — translated: MSKAIYIATVEQDSGKSLISLGILRMMLTKSSKVGYFRPIINEINANGYDEHTNTAINFFNLEINYKDCYAYTQSEVVELLSEGQEDKVIHHVIKKYKKLEANYDYVLVEGTDFAGNGGFTELDVNLMIAKNLNIPALIVGSGNGKKKKDFINTMQLSYNAFIQKEVDVIGIIANKIEIDEVDYIRQELIKNFPDKLQIDIIPKVDFLAFPTVKEVVKALDGRVLFGEQFLDNAIGSYSTGAMQLRNYLTRIKENALVITPGDRADIILGALQANASKNYPKIAGIILTGTLIPEESIIKLIEGVQSTVPIISVDGGTFNVSNKIGDVKSKIYATHNKKILLSLDTFDKFVNAEGLTNILTSHKSVRMTPSMFQYNLLQKARTHKKHIVLPEGDDKRILTAAARLQLLDIVDLTLLGDKNTIQLKCDQLGIQIDLNKLNILNPEDSIYNKDFANTLFEARKHKGMTETTAADLTRDVSYFGTLMILNGLTDGMVSGAVHTTMHTIKPALQLIKTKPGVSVVSSVFFMCLSDRVSVMGDCAVNPNPNAEQLSEIAISSAASAEAFGIPAKVAMLSYSSGSSGKGEEVEKVRKATELAKAKMPNLKIEGPIQYDAAVDMSVAKTKMPDSEVAGQASVLIFPDLNTGNNTYKAIQRETGALAIGPMLQGLNKPVNDLSRGCTVDDIFNTVLLTAIQANQQ
- a CDS encoding acetate/propionate family kinase gives rise to the protein MNILVLNAGSSSLKYQVIEMPSQHVKCVGLVERIGMEDAIFNHEIDDEKHQEILPILNHKIGLQKIAETLLDKKIGVLNAVDEIKAVGHRVVHGGSKFNETVVVTQEVKDNIRDLFDLAPLHNPANLTGIEIAETIFTSAKQIAIFDTSFHQTMPKEAYQYAIPNEYLSTYKIRAYGFHGTSHKYVSEKAIAFLGKANSKKIITIHLGNGCSMSAIKNGKSVENSLGFGPMNGLIMGTRSGDIDQSVIFFLMKKLNKTVEEVNTLLQKESGMQGLTGFSDLREISEKAEQGNEDCQNALNLAGYRIRKYIGSYTAILNGLDAVVFTAGIGENSAIMRSLACENLDFLGIDVDEAKNEIRSKEIREIQKSTSKVKILVIPTNEEIEIAKQSYQLIK
- a CDS encoding T9SS type A sorting domain-containing protein; the encoded protein is MRKITFLLFVCFTVSIIGQDKLTSNVNQYYDGVNWVNNSRLTYIYDANNNLTEEAYFSWNSINATWDLNGRETYTYNNQNKIITDTYEGVDSSGNPEDGFRTNYTYNSNNQIIESIDQEKINNVWVNKYRNTFTYTNNKITGLLSEEWNGSSWVLVTEGSQRDASSRVVVNYGSNNLVSEYTYEKWNGSSWELDGRDTYSYNSNNKVIQNISQDWNGTSYVNNYKAEYTYDANGNLVLEKDFDFDNGAFTNSYEESYAFDTSKLMSSIINPFKDRTGFASLSGENNSFVNKIISSSTGTNDRTIYYYNGATASVEDFASLNFKAYPNPTNGVFTLDTANLEVEKIELFNILGNKVFSTNQKQVDITALSQGFYLLKVQTKEGKIASKRIIKN